The DNA sequence CCGTTCGGTGGCCCTCAACCACACGGCCGGCCTCTCGCTGCCGCAGCAGACGATGATGGTGCTCTTCTCGCTCTTCGACATGCTGGACGAGGGCCAGGCGTACAAGGAGCGCATCCGGCAGATCGTCCACCGCAGGCTCGACCTGCTGCTGGAGGGCGCCCAGATGAAGATCTCCGAGGACGACAAGCGGGCCGGGTACTACATCGAGCTCGATCTGCTGGCCGAGGCGGAACGGGTCCACGGCAAGGACTTCGCGGACTTCCTGGAGAAGAACTACGAACCGGTCGACCCGCTGTTCCGGCTCGCCGAGCAGACCTCGGTGGTCCTCCTCAACGGCGGCGGCTTCGACGGCCCCCAGTGGTCGGTGCGCGTCTCGCTGGCCAACCTCGACGACCTGGACTACCTGAAGATCGGCCACCACCTGCGGGCGATCTTCAACGACTACGCGAGCGAGTGGGAGCGGGCGAAGGCGAACGGCTGACGGCCGCGGCCCGCGGCCCGTCGAACGACGAAGGGGGGTGCCCGCCGGATCGCGGCGGGCACCCCCCTTCCGCAGGAGTGGATCAGCGGCCGATCAACGGGTAGTGGTCGGAGAGGTTGTCGTAGGTGTAGGAGGTACCCCAGCTGGAGACCGTCCAGGGCGCCGACTGCTCCAGGACCACGTTGTTCTCCCAGTTCGCCGGGCGGGCGTTGCCCTTGCGGTAGAGCACGTAGTCCAGGTCCTCGCGCGGGTCGGTCGGGTAGCGGTAGCTCGCTATCGAGTTCAGCGCGGTGTCGAAGGAGTACGTGTGCCCGGTGCGGGTGTCGGAGGCCGCCAGGTCGGCGTTGGCCAGCATGGTGGCGAGCTCCGGGGTGCGCGAGTCGACGTTCAAGTCGCCCGCCACGATGACCTGCTCGCTCGCCGGGATGTTCTTGCCGTCCAGGAACGCGTCGATGTTCCGGAACTGGCGGGCGCGCATCTCCGCCGCCTCGCCCGCGCCGCAGCCCGGGTCGGTGGACTGGGCGTGGGTGCCGACCACGTGGACCTTGGTGCCGTTCACGTTCAGCACGACGTAGGCGAAGCCCTTGTTGGACCACCAGTCGGCGCCGCAGGCGTCCTTGTAGACCACCTGCTCCTTGCGCACGATCGGCCACTTGCTGACGATCGTGACGCCGCCGTCCTCCGGGGTGGTGGAGGAGTAGGCGCCGCCCGTGGCGTCCCAGCCGCTCTTGCTGCGGCCCACGACGGGGGTCTGGTACGGGTACTGCGCGGCCGAGTTGGCCTTCAGCGCGTCGGAGGCGCCGTTGTCGAAGGCCTCCTGGAGCACGACCACGTCGTGGCCCTGGTACCAGGAGGCCTTGGGGATCTCGGCCGCCCGGTGGTCCTGGCCCCAGTTGGGGTACAGGCTCTTGCTCATCAGGAACGCGTTGTACGACAGGACGCTGAGCCGCGGTGCGGCGGCGCTCTCGGCCGCGGTGGCGGCCGGAGCCGTGGTCGCCACGAGCGATCCGACGGCGATCGCGGCGACGGCCGCGGCGGCGGCACGGGCCCTGCGGGGCTGGATCTGGGGCATGGAGGTTCCCTCGTTCCTGTGGGGGAAGATCGGCTCCGCCATCCAAGCAGCCAGGGTTACTTCGCGGTAACACCTGTGACACGGGTTTCTGGACGCAGTCGTACTTCTTAGGGGTTCCGGGCCCGCGCCCTCAGCCGGCCCGCCGGTCGTCGTCCTGCGCGGAGGTCCAGGTGAAGCCGCCGAGACCGCCTGCTCCGGCCCCGCCGGACGTGTCGCAGGCGCCGGAGGCGTTCTCCCGGTGCCGCCGGAACCGCAGGAGGAAGTACGGCACCGCGAACAGCGCGAAGAGCACCGCGAAGACCAGGGCCAGCGTCACGGCGGTGCCGGCGAGCATCCAGGGCGCCAGGGACTTCAGCACGGCCTCGGGGGACAGGTTCATGGCCGCAGGATGCACCGTCCACAGGGTCCGGCGGAAGCCGTCGGACCCCCTGCATACTGGGAGAACGGCAGTTTCGACACCCTGGGAGCACACGGATGGGCACGACGGAGCAAAGCGACCCCGAGCCCCCGCCGCCCGGGGGAGTGCTCTGGACCATCGCCGGAGACGTCCGCGCGCTGCTCATGCTGCCCGCCGCCTTCACCCTGCAGGTCGCCCACCCCGCCATCGGCGCCGGGGTCGACGAGCACTCCGTCTTCCGCACCGACCCCTGGGGCCGAGGCGAGCGCTCCCTGCGCTCCGTCCAGCTGTGGGTGTACGGCGGGGCGGACGCCGCGGCCGAGGGGCGCCGGGTGCGCCGCCTGCACAAGGAGATCCAGGGCACCGACACCCGGGGGCGCCGCTACCACTCCCTCGACCCGGCCTGCTACGCCTGGGTGCATGCCACCGGCTTCCCGGTCTACCTGTACGCCGGCCGCTACCTGCTGCGCCCCTTCACCCCCGCCCAGGAGCGCCGGCTCTACCAGGAGTGGCTCCAGGTCGGCCGCATCCTCGGTCTGCGCGACCGGGACATGCCGCAGAGCATCGAGGAGTACTGGCCGTACTACCACCGGATGCTGGCCGAGGAGATCGAGCCCACCAAGGTCGCCCGCGAACTCCTCGCCACCGACGCGCCCCTGCCCCGCCCCGCCGGCGGCCCGCTGCCGGTCCGTCTGCTGCTGCGCCTGACCTGGCCCGTCCTGCGGGCCGCCTTCCTGCACTTCCGGGCCTTCGTCACCGCCGGCTACATGCCGCCCGAGGCGCGCGCCGCCATCGGTCTGGAATGGACCCCGGCCCAGGAGCGCCGCCTGCGCCGCTTCAGCACGGCCGTACGCCTCCTCGTACCCCTCTTGCCGGAGCGCCTGCGCTACCTCCCGATCGCCCGCGCCGCCCGGGCGCGCGTACGCGCCGCCGCCCGCTGAGGGGCGACGGCGCGCGGCTTCGCGGGGCGGCGGGTCAGTGGTCGTGCACGGAGTCCGTCGCGGAGATCTTCTTCCAGGACTTCGGCTCGGCAGCCGGCTTGGCGGCCGGTGAGCGCAGGGTGCGGTTGCCCGGAGCCGCGGCCGGCAGCTTCTTCGTCGTGTTCAGCGCGGAGGCGTCCGGCTTGCCCGGGGTGTAGAGCCAGGTCTCGAAGAGCTGCGCGAGCGGCTGGTTCGAGACCTTCTCCGCGTAGCGGACGAAGTCGCCGACCTTGGCGTTGCCGTAGGCGCGCTCGGTCGGCCAGCCCTTCAGGATCCGGAAGAACTTCTCGTCGCCGATCTGGTTGCGCAGAGCCTGGAGGGCGATCGCCCCGCGGTCGTAGACGGCTCCGTGGAACTGGTTCTCCGGACCCGGGTCACCCGGCTTGACCTGCCAGAACGGGTCCTCGGCCGGCCGCAGGCCGTACGCCCAGTCCGCGAGCTCCTGAGCGGTTCCCTCGCCCTGCTTCTCCGACCACAGCCACTGGCTGTAGCGGGCGAAGCCCTCGTTGACCCAGATGTCCTTCCAGCCGTCGACCGACACGCTGTCCCCGTACCACTGGTGGGCCAGCTCGTGCACGACCACGGACACGTTCGCGCCGTTCGCGAACTGCCGGGGACTGTAGAACGGCCGGGTCTGCGTCTCCAGCGCGAACCCGGTGGGCACGTTCGGCACGTAACCGCCGAGCGCGTTGAACGGGTACGGACCGAACACCCCCTCCAGCCACTCCGCGACCTCACCGGTCCGCTCCACGCTGGCGCGCGCCGCGCCCGCGTTGTCGCCGAGGTCCTGGCTGTAGGCGTTCAGGATCGGCAGCCCGCTCGCCGTCTTGTCGGTGGTGATGTCGAACTTGCCGATGGCCAGGGTGGCGAGGTACGTGGCCTGCGGCTTGTTCGAGCGCCAGTTGTACCGGGTCCAGCCAAGCCGCGAACTCTGCGACTGCAGCACGCCGTTGCTGATGGCCTGGGTGCCGTCGGGCACGTTCACCGACACGTCGAAGGTGGCCTTGTCGAGCGGGTGGTCGTTGCTCGGGAACCACCAGATCGCCGAGTCGGGCTCCTGCGCGGCGACGCCGCCGTCCGGGGTGCGCTGCCAGGCGGTGAAGCCGTCGACCTTGAACTCGGAGGGCTTGCCCGCGTACTTGACGACCACGCTCGACTGCTTGCCGCGCTGGAGCGGGGTGGCCGGGGTGACCTCCAGCTCCTGGGTGCCGGACTTGGCGAACTTCGCCTTGACCCCGTTGACCCGGATCTCGCTGACGTCCAGACCGAAGTCCAGGTTGAAGCGGGACAGGTCCTGCTTCGCGGTGGTGAGCAGGGTGGCGGTGCCCTCCAGCAGGTCGGTCTTCGGCTGGTACTGGAGGCGCAGGTCGTAATGGGACACCTCGTACCCGCCGTTGCCGCTGGCCGGGTAGTAGGGATCGCCGATACCCGGTGCGCCCGGAACGGAGCTCGCCGCCGACGCCGGGATCACCAGCAGAAGGGAGGCGGCGAGCACGCTCGGGGCGATGACTTTGCGGTGCACCTTTGACTCCAAAGGGTTGGGGAGTGGCTTCCGTTCGACCGTATTCACGCCCGGGACCCCACGTCATGGCTACGGCGCCTCCTGTCACACGATCGCCACGCGTCTGAAAGACGCCCGTGCGGAACGCGCCCGATCCGGGACGCAGCGACACCCCGCGCACCGCTCCCGGCTGCGCGGACCGATGTCCTGATCTGCGGTTCAGCCGTCATTGCCCGCGCGTTCGCAGCGTCCTAGCGTTGAGGTCGTGGCCCCCGAGTCGGCCGCGAACCCCACCCTCGTGAGAACGGCACCCCCATGGCTACCACCACCCTGCGTCAGCTCAACGGCTTCGACGAGACCCCCGCGACCTTCGAGGACGCGGTCCTGGTCCTCGTCGACTACCAGAACACCTACACCGGCGGCGTCATGGAACTCGACGGCTGGGAGCCCGCGCTGGCCTCCGCCTCCCGGCTCCTCGCCCGGGCCCGCGAGGCCGGCGCCCCCGTCGTCCACATCCGGGACGGCGGATACGGCGTCGACACCGAGCCGGGCACCCTCCATGCCTCGGTCGCACCCCTGGCCGGCGAGGCCGTCGTCACCAAGTCCGTACCGAACGGCTTCCACCGCACCGATCTCCACGAGATCATCGAGGCCACCGGCCGCAAGAACCTGATCATCGCCGGGTTCATGACCAACATGTGCACCCTCTTCACCACCGAGGGCGCCTTCCTACACGGCTACGCCCCGACGGTCGTCGCCGATGCCTCGGCGACGCGGGCGCTGGAAAGCCCGGCCGGAGCCCTGACCGCGCGGCAGATCCACCAGGCGGCCCTCGCCACGGTCACCGAGCTCTACGGAGTGGTCGTCGCCACCGGAGCCGAAGTGAAGTAGCGCCGGACCGCCCCCGGTCCGGCGAGGCCCTGCCGGAGCGGGGGCCGGGCATGTCGAACGTCCCGGAAGCGGAGCCTCGCGTACCGCACTTCTCTCCCTACCAAGCAGTCGTTAGCCTGCCCGCATGACTCTTCCGGAGCACGCCGCCCGCAGCTGCTGGCACGGGGCGATCAACCCGCTGCACTCCACCGTCTACTTCTCGCCCGACCTCGGCAAGGAATTCGCCGCCCTCGGGATCACCGACCGCAACGCCGTCAACCTCGCCTCCCGCTCCGCCGCCATGGGCGCGGTCGGCGCGGGCACGGTGACGGCCACCTTCTACAACTACCGCCACGACCTCATCGCCCGGCACCTGCCCGCCGTCTGGGACACCGCCACCCCCGAGCAGGTCCTCGCCGCCCGGCTGCGGGCCGCGGACAGCACGCTGCGCCGGCTCCTCGGCGAGGAGACCATCGCCTCCCCCGAGATCGCCGAGGCCGCCGGGCTGGCGATGCGCGCGACCGAGGCCTGCACCCGGCACGCCCGTACGCTCTACTCGGCCCACGCGGACCTCCCCATACCCGAGGAGCCCCACCTCAAGCTGTGGCACGCCACCACCCTGCTGCGCGAGCACCGCGGCGACGGGCACCTCGTCGCCCTGCTCACCCTCGGCCTGGATCCGGTTGAGGCCCTGGTCAGCCACACGGCCAGCGGCCACGGCATGACCCCGAAGTACCTCAAGTACATCCGCGGCTGGGACCAGTCCGACCTCGACGCGGCCGCGGACCGGCTGCGCGAGCGCGGCCTGCTCGACGCCGGGGGCGAGCTCACGCCCGAGGGCGCGGAGCTGCGCGAAGCGCTGGAGACGGAAACCGACCGCCTCGACGAGGCTCCGTACGAGCACCTCGGCGCGGCCTCGGTCGCCCGGCTCGCGGAGATCGGCGGCGGTCTCACCGTCCAGGCCTTCGTCGCCGGAGCCTTCCCGGGGGACCTCATGGGCAAGGCCTGAGACCCGGACCGGGCCCGGCTCCCGACGTCCGCCGCCGCCACCTGCCACAATTGGCAGCCTTCCGACGCAGCACGCAGCACGCAGCAGGCTGCACGCAGTACGCAGCACGGACCAGCAGCACGAACACGTACGAAGGCAGGCGGGACCGCACAGTGACGATGTCCATCGAAGGCAGGATCGCCGAGGAGCTCGGCGTACGGGAGCGGCAGGTCAAGTCCGCCGTCGAGCTGCTCGACGGCGGCTCGACCGTGCCGTTCATCGCGCGCTACCGCAAGGAAGCGACCGAGATGCTCGACGACGCCCAGCTGCGCACCCTGGAGGAGCGCCTGCGCTACCTGCGCGAGCTGGAGGACCGGCGGGCGGCGATCCTCGACTCCGTCCGGGAGCAGGGCAAGCTCGACGCCGAGCTGGAGGCCCGCATCAACGCGGCCGACACCAAGGCACGGCTGGAGGACATCTACCTCCCCTTCAAGACCAAGCGCCGCACCAAGGCACAGATCGCCCGCGAGGCAGGCCTCGCGCCGCTCGCCGAGGGGCTGCTGGCCGATCCGTCGCAGGAACCGGCCGTGGCGGCCGCCGCGTTCGTCGACACGGACAAGGGCGTGGCCGACGCGGCCGCCGCCCTGGAGGGCGCCCGCTCCATCCTCACCGAGAAGTTCGGCGAGGACGCCGACCTCATCGGCGAACTGCGCGAGCGCATGTGGGGCCGCGGCCGGCTCGCCGCGAAGGTCCGCGAGGGCAAGGAGGAGGCGGGCGCCAAGTTCGCCGACTACTTCGACTTCACCGAGCCGTTCACCGCCCTCCCCTCGCACCGCGTGCTCGCCATGCTCCGCGGGGAGAAGGAGGACGTGCTCGACCTCACCCTGGAGCCCGAAGAGCCGAGCGACACGCCCGGGCCTTCCACGTACGAGGGCATGGTCGCCCGCCGCTTCGGCATCAACGATCGCGGCCGCCCCGGCGACAAGTGGCTCGCCGACACCGTCCGCTGGGCCTGGCGCACGAAGATCCAGGTGCACCTCGGCCTCGACCTGCGCTCCCGGCTGCGCGCGGCCGCCGAGGACGAGGCGGTACGGGTCTTCGCGTTCAACCTGCGCGACCTGCTGCTCGCCGCACCCGCCGGCACCCGCGCCACGCTCGGACTGGACCCGGGCTTCCGCACCGGCGTGAAGGTGGCCGTGGTGGACGCCACCGGCAAGGTGGTCGCCACCGAGGTGATCTATCCGCACGTGCCCGCGAACAAGTGGGACGACGCGCTGGCCAAGCTGGCCCGCCTCGCCAAGGAGCACGCGGTCGAGCTCGTGGCCATCGGCAACGGCACGGCCTCCCGGGAGACCGACAAGCTCGCCGCGGACCTCATCACCCGCCACCCCGAGCTGAAGCTCACCAAGGTGATGGTCTCGGAGGCCGGCGCCTCCGTGTACTCGGCGTCCGCCTTCGCCTCGCAGGAACTCCCGGACATGGACGTGTCCTTGCGCGGCGCGGTCTCCATCGCCCGGCGCCTGCAGGACCCGCTCGCCGAACTGGTGAAGATCGACCCGAAGTCGATCGGCGTCGGCCAGTACCAGCACGACCTGTCCGAGGTGAAGCTCTCGCGTTCGCTCGACGCCGTGGTCGAGGACTGTGTGAACGGCGTCGGCGTCGACGTCAACACCGCGTCCGCGCCGCTGCTTTCGCGCGTGTCGGGCATCAGCGGCGGACTCGCCGAGAACATCGTGGCGCACCGCGATGCCAACGGCCCCTTCCGCAACCGCAAGGGGCTCAAGGACGTGGCCCGGCTGGGCCCGAAGGCGTACGAACAGTGCGCGGGCTTCCTGCGGATCCGCGGCGGGGACGACCCGCTGGACTCCTCCAGCGTGCACCCCGAGGCCTACCCGGTGGTCCGTACGATGGGCAAGACGGCGGGCAGCGAGGTGGCGGCCCTGATCGGCAACACCGGTGTGCTGCGCTCGCTGCGACCGGAGCAGTTCGTCACGGAGGCCTTCGGCCTGCCGACGGTCACGGACATCCTGCGCGAGCTGGAGAAGCCGGGCCGGGACCCGCGGCCCGCGTTCAAGACGGCGACCTTCAAGGAGGGAGTCGAGAAGATCGGCGACCTGGCCCCCGGGATGATCCTGGAAGGCGTGGTCACCAATGTGGCCGCCTTCGGCGCCTTCATCGACATCGGCGTCCACCAGGACGGGCTGGCGCACGTCTCGGCCCTGTCGAAGAACTTCGTCAAGGACCCGCGGGACGTGGTGAAGCCGGGCGACATCGTCCGGGTCAAGGTCATGGACGTGGACATCCCGCGCAAGCGCATCTCGCTGACGCTGCGCCTGGAGGACGAGGCGGAGCGAGGCGGCGCCGACGGTGGCGCCCCGAGGCAGCGCGAGGAGCGGGGCGAGCGGCGGGGCGGCGGCCGGCCCCCGCAGCAGCGCGGCCCGGCGGGCGGCCAGGGAAGCCAGGGCGGTCAGGGCGGCGGCGAGCGCGGCCAGGGCGGCCAGGGCGGCTCCCGCGACGGCGGCAAGGGCCGCCGCCAGGGCGGTCAGGGCGGCGGCGGCCCGCGTCAGGGCGGTCAGGGCGGCGGCGCTCCGGCCCCCGCCAACAGCGCGATGGCCGACGCCCTGCGCCGGGCGGGGCTCAGCGGCCCCGACGAGCGGGGTGGCCGCAAGCGCTAGCCACTCGTGGCAGTGCGTGCCGGATTGGCTGAATAGGCACCCGACATGGGGACAAACCTTGCCAACTCATTCGGATGATCTGTAGGGATGACGGAACGCCCGTTCGTCTTTCGGCGAGCGGGCTTCCTTGTTTCCCCTCGGGACCGCACTCCCGGGGTCGCCTTGAAGGCTAAGGACGTCATGCCCCAGCCCACACATACTTATCACCGTTGCCCGAGAAAGGGTCCGAAGAGGGAACACATGCGCCACCCTCAACCCAGCCTGCGCAAACGGTGTGAGGCGATTCTCGGCCGTCTTGAACTGACACACCCCTTCTCGCTCGAAGGACTGTGCGAGCGGATAGCCGAGCAGCGGGGCCGTCCCATCCGGCTCCACCCGCTGCCCAAGGAGGCCGCGGAGTCCGGAGTGTGCGGACTGTGGGTCGGCACCGCCGCCGTGGACTACGTCTTCTACGAGGCGCAGACCACCCCGCTGCACCGGGAGCACATCGTGCTCCACGAGATCGGCCACATCCTGTTCGGTCACCATTCGCTGGAAGTCCCCGACGAGGGCTCCCCGGGCGCCGGCGGGTCGGACGGATCCGTTCCCACCGTGCTCGGGCGCACCAACTACACCACCCGCCAGGAGCGGGAGGCGGAGATGCTCGCCAGCATGATCCGCATCCGCACGGGGACCAGCGCCCCGCACCCCGGCCACGGGGCCGCGGGCCGGGACACCCTCGCACGGCTGGAGTCCGCGATGG is a window from the Streptomyces sp. NBC_01244 genome containing:
- the sph gene encoding sphingomyelin phosphodiesterase; this translates as MPQIQPRRARAAAAAVAAIAVGSLVATTAPAATAAESAAAPRLSVLSYNAFLMSKSLYPNWGQDHRAAEIPKASWYQGHDVVVLQEAFDNGASDALKANSAAQYPYQTPVVGRSKSGWDATGGAYSSTTPEDGGVTIVSKWPIVRKEQVVYKDACGADWWSNKGFAYVVLNVNGTKVHVVGTHAQSTDPGCGAGEAAEMRARQFRNIDAFLDGKNIPASEQVIVAGDLNVDSRTPELATMLANADLAASDTRTGHTYSFDTALNSIASYRYPTDPREDLDYVLYRKGNARPANWENNVVLEQSAPWTVSSWGTSYTYDNLSDHYPLIGR
- a CDS encoding M1 family metallopeptidase; this translates as MHRKVIAPSVLAASLLLVIPASAASSVPGAPGIGDPYYPASGNGGYEVSHYDLRLQYQPKTDLLEGTATLLTTAKQDLSRFNLDFGLDVSEIRVNGVKAKFAKSGTQELEVTPATPLQRGKQSSVVVKYAGKPSEFKVDGFTAWQRTPDGGVAAQEPDSAIWWFPSNDHPLDKATFDVSVNVPDGTQAISNGVLQSQSSRLGWTRYNWRSNKPQATYLATLAIGKFDITTDKTASGLPILNAYSQDLGDNAGAARASVERTGEVAEWLEGVFGPYPFNALGGYVPNVPTGFALETQTRPFYSPRQFANGANVSVVVHELAHQWYGDSVSVDGWKDIWVNEGFARYSQWLWSEKQGEGTAQELADWAYGLRPAEDPFWQVKPGDPGPENQFHGAVYDRGAIALQALRNQIGDEKFFRILKGWPTERAYGNAKVGDFVRYAEKVSNQPLAQLFETWLYTPGKPDASALNTTKKLPAAAPGNRTLRSPAAKPAAEPKSWKKISATDSVHDH
- a CDS encoding oxygenase MpaB family protein encodes the protein MGTTEQSDPEPPPPGGVLWTIAGDVRALLMLPAAFTLQVAHPAIGAGVDEHSVFRTDPWGRGERSLRSVQLWVYGGADAAAEGRRVRRLHKEIQGTDTRGRRYHSLDPACYAWVHATGFPVYLYAGRYLLRPFTPAQERRLYQEWLQVGRILGLRDRDMPQSIEEYWPYYHRMLAEEIEPTKVARELLATDAPLPRPAGGPLPVRLLLRLTWPVLRAAFLHFRAFVTAGYMPPEARAAIGLEWTPAQERRLRRFSTAVRLLVPLLPERLRYLPIARAARARVRAAAR
- a CDS encoding cysteine hydrolase family protein, with product MATTTLRQLNGFDETPATFEDAVLVLVDYQNTYTGGVMELDGWEPALASASRLLARAREAGAPVVHIRDGGYGVDTEPGTLHASVAPLAGEAVVTKSVPNGFHRTDLHEIIEATGRKNLIIAGFMTNMCTLFTTEGAFLHGYAPTVVADASATRALESPAGALTARQIHQAALATVTELYGVVVATGAEVK
- a CDS encoding Tex family protein, whose translation is MTMSIEGRIAEELGVRERQVKSAVELLDGGSTVPFIARYRKEATEMLDDAQLRTLEERLRYLRELEDRRAAILDSVREQGKLDAELEARINAADTKARLEDIYLPFKTKRRTKAQIAREAGLAPLAEGLLADPSQEPAVAAAAFVDTDKGVADAAAALEGARSILTEKFGEDADLIGELRERMWGRGRLAAKVREGKEEAGAKFADYFDFTEPFTALPSHRVLAMLRGEKEDVLDLTLEPEEPSDTPGPSTYEGMVARRFGINDRGRPGDKWLADTVRWAWRTKIQVHLGLDLRSRLRAAAEDEAVRVFAFNLRDLLLAAPAGTRATLGLDPGFRTGVKVAVVDATGKVVATEVIYPHVPANKWDDALAKLARLAKEHAVELVAIGNGTASRETDKLAADLITRHPELKLTKVMVSEAGASVYSASAFASQELPDMDVSLRGAVSIARRLQDPLAELVKIDPKSIGVGQYQHDLSEVKLSRSLDAVVEDCVNGVGVDVNTASAPLLSRVSGISGGLAENIVAHRDANGPFRNRKGLKDVARLGPKAYEQCAGFLRIRGGDDPLDSSSVHPEAYPVVRTMGKTAGSEVAALIGNTGVLRSLRPEQFVTEAFGLPTVTDILRELEKPGRDPRPAFKTATFKEGVEKIGDLAPGMILEGVVTNVAAFGAFIDIGVHQDGLAHVSALSKNFVKDPRDVVKPGDIVRVKVMDVDIPRKRISLTLRLEDEAERGGADGGAPRQREERGERRGGGRPPQQRGPAGGQGSQGGQGGGERGQGGQGGSRDGGKGRRQGGQGGGGPRQGGQGGGAPAPANSAMADALRRAGLSGPDERGGRKR
- a CDS encoding SCO6745 family protein codes for the protein MTLPEHAARSCWHGAINPLHSTVYFSPDLGKEFAALGITDRNAVNLASRSAAMGAVGAGTVTATFYNYRHDLIARHLPAVWDTATPEQVLAARLRAADSTLRRLLGEETIASPEIAEAAGLAMRATEACTRHARTLYSAHADLPIPEEPHLKLWHATTLLREHRGDGHLVALLTLGLDPVEALVSHTASGHGMTPKYLKYIRGWDQSDLDAAADRLRERGLLDAGGELTPEGAELREALETETDRLDEAPYEHLGAASVARLAEIGGGLTVQAFVAGAFPGDLMGKA